The Scylla paramamosain isolate STU-SP2022 chromosome 42, ASM3559412v1, whole genome shotgun sequence genome has a segment encoding these proteins:
- the LOC135093149 gene encoding uncharacterized protein LOC135093149, whose translation MFDSTMYVVSVMAMAVLVMAVADVSDRVTATSISDLDTVTAAAKGGGSRSTIYLFPGTQTLTTLKVQETISTTFTSCLSTEPGLQTCTDSVTARYLVATTLSFQPSKRAADLQAISQKTKPSKTDAILGENKREFLSFIPVVLPVRYETVTLTSIKYTSTIKHPSVTATVQISNCIPPAVPFEAEECPSSDPATDPTTYPTTDLTTDPITDPTTTAL comes from the exons atgttcgactcaaCG ATGTATGTAGTGTCGGTGATGGCAATGGCAGTGCTGGTGATGGCCGTAGCGGATGTCAGTGATCGTGTCACTGCAACTTCGATCAGCGACCTAGACACGGTGACGGCAGCGGCCAAAGGGGGAGGGTCACGCTCCACAATATATCTCTTTCCTGGGACCCAAACCCTCACG ACTTTGAAGGTGCAAGAGACGATAAGCACCACATTCACCTCTTGTCTCTCGACGGAGCCCGGCCTGCAAACCTGTACGGATTCTGTCACCGCCCGCTACCTCGTGGccaccactctctctttccagccGTC caAGCGTGCTGCGGACCTACAGGCAATCTCTCAAAAGACAAAACCATCTAAAACTGACGCCATCTTGGGAGAAAATAAGCGAG AATTCCTGTCCTTCATCCCCGTGGTGCTCCCCGTCAGATACGAGACCGTGACGTTAACCTCGATTAAATACACCTCTACCATCAAACACCCGTCTGTCACCGCCACCGTGCAGATTAGTAACTGCATCCCACCCGCTGTGCCTTTTGAGGCCGAGGAATGTCCATCTTCTGATCCTGCAACTGATCCTACAACTTACCCTACAACAGATCTAACAACTGATCCTATAACTGATCCTACAACTACTGCCTTGTAG
- the LOC135093172 gene encoding uncharacterized protein LOC135093172 isoform X1 has protein sequence MTLTGEGKMRPILLCLLGIILAVGADAVGINPHDIPDFSSKFLIEGNTKSFLELMKTHFANSLDYLYSGKYYESQKIEYPGMAKLLVDESDRQWEEGMNVLKKYLHLGGTTEGNNFINSMDFTKSIESRDAAEVEYKNSLKTVMGKSQALIKEITKLHVSANKVPSKNGDVSLSHFLEEKAEKESDVARKMAGLYIMLRKMVSNGIAVGIFDQSL, from the exons ATGACTTTAACTGGCGAAGGCAAG ATGCGTCCCATACTCCTCTGCCTGCTCGGAATCATCCTAGCAGTTGGTGCGGATGCTGTAGGTATAAATCCTCATGATATTCCAG ACTTCTCCTCAAAATTCCTGATTGAAGGGAATACTAAGAGTTTCCTAGAGTTGATGAAAACCCATTTTGCCAACTCTCTTGACTACTTATACAGT GGCAAATATTATGAGAGCCAGAAAATTGAGTACCCTGGTATGGCCAAGCTTCTTGTGGATGAGAGTGATCGCCAATGGGAGGAAGGTATGAATGTCCTTAAGAAGTATCTCCATTTAGGAGGAACCACAGAAGGAAATAATTTCATTAACAGCATGGATTTTACCAAAAGT ATTGAGTCACGTGATGCAGCTGAGGTTGAGTACAAGAATTCCCTGAAGACAGTGATGGGGAAGTCTCAGGCACTGATCAAGGAGATTACAAAACTGCATGTTAGTGCCAACAAAGTGCCTTCAAAGAATGGTGATGTTTCT CTTTCACATTTCCTGGAAGAAAAAGCTGAGAAAGAGTCTGATGTGGCAAGGAAGATGGCTGGTCTCTATATAATGCTTCGGAAGATGGTTTCTAATGGAATTGCAGTTGGCATCTTTGACCAGAGTCTGTAA
- the LOC135093172 gene encoding uncharacterized protein LOC135093172 isoform X2, with protein MRPILLCLLGIILAVGADAVGINPHDIPDFSSKFLIEGNTKSFLELMKTHFANSLDYLYSGKYYESQKIEYPGMAKLLVDESDRQWEEGMNVLKKYLHLGGTTEGNNFINSMDFTKSIESRDAAEVEYKNSLKTVMGKSQALIKEITKLHVSANKVPSKNGDVSLSHFLEEKAEKESDVARKMAGLYIMLRKMVSNGIAVGIFDQSL; from the exons ATGCGTCCCATACTCCTCTGCCTGCTCGGAATCATCCTAGCAGTTGGTGCGGATGCTGTAGGTATAAATCCTCATGATATTCCAG ACTTCTCCTCAAAATTCCTGATTGAAGGGAATACTAAGAGTTTCCTAGAGTTGATGAAAACCCATTTTGCCAACTCTCTTGACTACTTATACAGT GGCAAATATTATGAGAGCCAGAAAATTGAGTACCCTGGTATGGCCAAGCTTCTTGTGGATGAGAGTGATCGCCAATGGGAGGAAGGTATGAATGTCCTTAAGAAGTATCTCCATTTAGGAGGAACCACAGAAGGAAATAATTTCATTAACAGCATGGATTTTACCAAAAGT ATTGAGTCACGTGATGCAGCTGAGGTTGAGTACAAGAATTCCCTGAAGACAGTGATGGGGAAGTCTCAGGCACTGATCAAGGAGATTACAAAACTGCATGTTAGTGCCAACAAAGTGCCTTCAAAGAATGGTGATGTTTCT CTTTCACATTTCCTGGAAGAAAAAGCTGAGAAAGAGTCTGATGTGGCAAGGAAGATGGCTGGTCTCTATATAATGCTTCGGAAGATGGTTTCTAATGGAATTGCAGTTGGCATCTTTGACCAGAGTCTGTAA